A genomic window from Haladaptatus caseinilyticus includes:
- a CDS encoding SDR family oxidoreductase, translating into MNVVILGCGYVGLELGRQLTASGHDVFGVRRSADGIRAIENEGFNGVRADVTDETSLSAVPDADALVYAVSAGGRSSDNARNAYVDGLRTALTHFAGRDASPERIIYTSSTGVYGDRDGAWVDESTPLEPKSERQEILVEAERIVREESAVDWTIARFAGLYGPNRYRLERYLDGPVSERYLNLIHREDAAGTIRFLLNSDNARDEIVLVSDDEPIWKPTLAEWLADRCGVDKPTKGAATSERARSSKRCSNEKLRQLGYRFRYPTYRDGYADAISAYREG; encoded by the coding sequence ATGAACGTCGTAATTCTCGGCTGTGGGTACGTCGGTCTCGAACTCGGTCGTCAGCTGACGGCATCGGGACACGACGTGTTCGGCGTCCGACGGTCCGCGGACGGAATACGGGCGATCGAAAACGAGGGATTCAACGGAGTTCGGGCGGACGTGACCGACGAAACGTCCCTGTCGGCGGTCCCCGACGCTGACGCCCTCGTCTACGCTGTCAGTGCAGGCGGCCGCAGTTCCGACAACGCACGGAACGCCTACGTGGATGGACTTCGAACAGCACTCACGCATTTTGCGGGTCGAGACGCATCCCCGGAGCGAATCATCTACACATCGAGCACTGGGGTGTACGGCGACCGAGACGGGGCATGGGTTGACGAATCGACGCCACTGGAACCGAAATCCGAACGACAGGAAATTCTCGTCGAAGCCGAACGAATCGTCCGCGAGGAGAGCGCAGTAGACTGGACGATCGCTCGATTCGCCGGGCTGTATGGCCCGAACCGGTACCGGTTGGAGCGGTATCTGGACGGGCCGGTATCGGAGCGATACCTAAATCTGATTCACAGAGAAGATGCCGCGGGAACGATTCGGTTTCTATTGAATTCCGATAACGCACGGGACGAAATCGTGCTCGTATCCGACGACGAACCGATTTGGAAACCAACACTCGCGGAGTGGCTCGCGGACCGATGTGGTGTCGATAAGCCGACAAAAGGAGCAGCAACGAGCGAGCGTGCGCGTTCGAGCAAACGGTGCTCGAACGAAAAACTCCGACAGTTGGGCTATCGATTCCGGTATCCAACGTATCGTGATGGGTATGCGGATGCGATTTCGGCGTATCGAGAGGGCTGA
- a CDS encoding DUF5791 family protein has product MLYDEIDNPGELTPEEVHTQYVSELAETIESVGVDDVVAATDLDRLAVESVADGGKPELTLEDAAAILATGDAPPKDTILLEVRDHLLMGMTTGLLDVDTLASSLDSDLGARAIQQKIEGRAPMTLEEYALIHHFIASRNDR; this is encoded by the coding sequence ATGCTCTACGACGAGATAGACAATCCCGGTGAGTTGACCCCGGAGGAGGTACACACCCAGTATGTCAGCGAACTCGCGGAAACCATCGAATCGGTCGGCGTTGACGACGTGGTCGCGGCGACGGACCTCGACCGTCTCGCGGTCGAGTCCGTTGCGGATGGCGGGAAACCGGAACTCACGCTGGAAGACGCCGCTGCAATCCTTGCCACCGGAGACGCTCCACCGAAGGACACCATCCTGCTCGAAGTACGCGACCACCTGTTGATGGGAATGACGACTGGACTACTCGACGTGGACACACTGGCGTCCAGCCTCGACAGCGACCTCGGTGCCCGCGCAATCCAGCAGAAAATCGAAGGGCGAGCGCCGATGACGCTCGAAGAGTACGCCCTCATTCACCATTTCATCGCCAGCCGAAACGACCGATAG
- a CDS encoding DUF7286 family protein — translation MRLADDTRGRVPFALVGVLLLVGSATFAGTLGSRESPTVDRSVERAMDRLTASTQTTLRSAVQRASRDAAAQPVIRPANTTEGNVVNGSEPFRAYLRLRIYLSARNELRATSAHVGDVRASASLAPTPNASALRQAVRRVHIAPVGTATESGLRVRIENVSIQAYRGESVVARASRNMTLVVETPVLALHERVQEFERRLDRDPFKPGLGRRLTARLYATTWARGYAQYGGAPIENVLANRHVELMTNGALLEEQRNAFGRSDPAGRHGLRRATAQVGVADVLIPTTKHGTLWADTVLETTGGLRDEPTTISDPSNMTRTPNDGMIVGVNESAEKALLDIIENDEQSAFDAAVDSGYRVTVRPVASVRNVRDESRPRSRSPGKNWTLVEQRTETRVVVEKAEGNEPETIEGWHLLWSDARRVQRTHVAIRQWKRDNRTKRTTGQWTDEFIVSLGVAGDHTTTETAPTRPLPTAHRPGGRFSGANLADIERKAVSRLISDGGGPERLARRAVDRTLDTRPKTEQGRVPKGLRSWVYSDVRGLCNEIRNLSVTVSRGAVGSGKTNPAAALARTVRAHRGELVNAPSTYDSAAERARYAVRTAYVKRVLDRLDVRAELTRRTQQGYSSAIRDVTGVPLDRVRKVLEARKRVERPTRNPLPTAGPGAPTNLSVDGDPAYLTLSAVGHDHVSTVPRGERVHPMSARNINVFAVPSSDVADGIVSLLPDARKEKRVSLRNGALTLRAANTTLSAIENETLRRQRDEVQISVRKSIEDVERTLIDSLEPTGTTRQERRIAVRRGLARWDTTAGRALALSNGSAARPIALEIEELRNGPSEQWTRMQRDELALQVQSGLERARSETGGVKGSIVDPATKTVRRIVEYETKRLTKQAIEKGVEVAQRKWVSETMSSLAAGLPVAPVPGYWYATVNVWQVDVSGTYAQFTVRARQGSPVSPGASVAYVRRTRPVRMDVDDDGATELLGRTTPISFDTWTTVVIAVPPGKAGVGDVNGDADERSPGWSNRSNNPFDLRTLRDDHALRRDRQSR, via the coding sequence GAACCGTTTCGCGCGTACTTGCGGCTTCGAATCTATCTTTCCGCGCGAAACGAACTCCGCGCCACATCCGCACACGTCGGTGACGTGCGGGCGAGTGCCTCGCTCGCACCGACACCGAACGCGAGCGCGCTTCGGCAAGCAGTACGTCGCGTTCACATCGCCCCCGTCGGAACGGCAACCGAATCAGGACTCCGCGTTCGCATCGAAAACGTTTCAATACAGGCATATCGGGGCGAGTCGGTCGTCGCACGAGCATCTCGAAATATGACGCTAGTCGTGGAGACACCGGTGCTCGCACTTCACGAACGAGTACAGGAGTTCGAGCGACGGCTCGATCGCGACCCGTTCAAACCCGGCCTGGGACGGCGGCTCACCGCTCGACTCTACGCTACGACGTGGGCACGAGGATACGCTCAGTACGGCGGTGCGCCTATCGAGAATGTTCTCGCAAACCGGCACGTCGAACTGATGACAAACGGGGCACTGCTCGAAGAGCAACGGAACGCATTCGGTCGAAGTGACCCTGCCGGACGGCATGGTCTTCGACGAGCGACGGCCCAGGTTGGCGTGGCCGACGTCCTGATACCGACGACGAAACACGGGACGCTGTGGGCCGACACTGTACTCGAAACCACCGGAGGATTGCGCGACGAACCGACCACCATCTCCGATCCATCGAACATGACTCGGACACCCAACGATGGAATGATCGTCGGCGTAAACGAGTCGGCAGAGAAGGCACTGCTCGACATTATCGAGAACGACGAACAGAGTGCGTTCGACGCCGCCGTCGACTCCGGCTACCGAGTGACCGTTCGGCCCGTGGCGAGTGTCCGGAACGTTCGCGACGAATCCCGCCCAAGATCACGATCACCGGGGAAAAATTGGACGCTCGTCGAGCAGCGGACGGAAACGCGGGTCGTAGTCGAGAAGGCGGAGGGTAACGAACCCGAAACGATCGAAGGGTGGCACCTCCTCTGGAGCGACGCTCGGCGCGTCCAACGAACGCACGTCGCGATTCGTCAATGGAAACGGGACAACCGGACGAAACGAACGACCGGTCAATGGACGGACGAATTCATCGTTTCGCTCGGTGTTGCGGGCGACCATACGACGACCGAAACGGCACCGACTCGACCATTGCCTACTGCACACCGACCGGGAGGTCGATTTTCCGGGGCGAATCTCGCTGATATCGAGCGAAAAGCCGTCTCTCGACTCATTTCGGACGGCGGTGGTCCCGAGCGACTCGCGCGCCGCGCTGTCGATAGAACACTCGATACGCGTCCGAAAACGGAACAGGGTCGAGTTCCGAAGGGCCTTCGGTCGTGGGTATATAGCGATGTTCGCGGACTCTGTAACGAGATCCGAAACCTCTCCGTGACGGTTTCTCGCGGTGCTGTCGGGAGCGGCAAGACGAATCCCGCGGCGGCACTTGCGCGGACGGTTCGAGCACACCGCGGCGAGTTGGTGAACGCACCTTCGACTTACGACAGCGCAGCGGAGCGAGCGCGATATGCGGTTCGGACAGCGTACGTAAAGCGTGTTCTCGATCGCCTCGACGTCCGGGCAGAACTGACTCGACGGACACAGCAGGGGTACAGTTCGGCAATCCGTGACGTGACCGGTGTGCCACTCGACCGAGTACGGAAAGTTCTGGAAGCACGGAAACGAGTCGAACGACCGACTCGAAATCCCCTTCCGACGGCCGGACCTGGTGCGCCGACGAATCTCAGCGTCGATGGTGACCCCGCGTATCTCACGCTCTCCGCAGTCGGACACGACCACGTTTCGACAGTTCCACGAGGTGAGCGAGTGCATCCGATGTCCGCGCGGAATATCAACGTGTTCGCGGTACCCTCGTCGGACGTGGCGGACGGAATCGTTTCACTACTTCCGGACGCGAGGAAGGAAAAACGAGTGAGCCTCAGAAACGGTGCGCTCACGCTCCGTGCCGCAAATACGACGCTTTCTGCAATCGAAAACGAAACGTTACGCCGACAGCGAGACGAGGTCCAGATTTCGGTACGAAAATCGATCGAAGACGTAGAGCGAACCCTCATCGACTCGCTCGAACCGACGGGCACAACGCGGCAGGAGCGACGAATTGCCGTTCGTCGCGGTCTCGCACGGTGGGATACGACCGCAGGCCGTGCGCTCGCACTCTCGAATGGCTCCGCGGCACGACCGATCGCGTTGGAAATCGAGGAACTGCGGAACGGTCCATCGGAACAGTGGACACGGATGCAACGCGACGAACTTGCCCTCCAAGTCCAAAGTGGTCTCGAAAGGGCGCGCTCGGAGACGGGTGGCGTGAAAGGGTCCATAGTCGACCCCGCGACGAAGACGGTCCGTCGAATCGTCGAATACGAAACGAAGCGACTGACGAAGCAAGCGATAGAGAAGGGTGTCGAGGTCGCCCAACGGAAGTGGGTCAGCGAGACGATGTCCTCCCTCGCGGCTGGACTCCCGGTCGCACCAGTTCCCGGCTACTGGTACGCGACGGTCAACGTGTGGCAGGTAGACGTGTCGGGCACGTATGCCCAGTTTACGGTTCGAGCGCGACAAGGATCGCCTGTCTCACCGGGTGCATCGGTGGCGTACGTCCGGCGGACACGACCCGTTCGAATGGATGTCGATGACGACGGAGCGACGGAACTGTTGGGCCGGACGACACCCATCTCGTTCGACACGTGGACGACGGTCGTCATCGCAGTGCCACCGGGGAAAGCGGGCGTCGGCGACGTAAACGGAGATGCGGACGAACGGTCGCCCGGATGGTCGAACCGGAGTAACAACCCATTTGACTTGCGCACCCTTCGTGACGATCATGCTCTACGACGAGATAGACAATCCCGGTGA